A window of the Lactobacillus amylovorus DSM 20531 genome harbors these coding sequences:
- a CDS encoding amino acid ABC transporter ATP-binding protein, protein MTKMIDIQHLKKTFGKNEVLKDISASVEKGQVICIIGPSGSGKSTFLRCLNVLEHPTAGKILFDGTDLASLKDGKELDQLREKMGMVFQNFNLFPNMNVIENVKLAPMKVKGISEAQAEKTGLALLEKVGLADRAKQFPTSLSGGQQQRVAIARALAMDPEVMLFDEPTSALDPEMVGEVLKTMKDLASSGMTMVIVTHEMGFAREVADEVWFMADGYLQEKGTPKEVFEHPTSERAKDFLSKVL, encoded by the coding sequence ATGACTAAAATGATCGATATTCAACATCTTAAAAAGACTTTTGGCAAAAACGAAGTGTTAAAGGATATTTCAGCTTCTGTCGAAAAGGGTCAAGTAATTTGTATTATTGGTCCTTCAGGATCTGGTAAGAGTACCTTTTTGCGCTGCCTCAACGTGCTTGAACATCCTACAGCCGGAAAAATCCTTTTTGATGGCACAGACCTAGCTAGCTTAAAGGATGGCAAGGAACTAGATCAATTGCGTGAGAAAATGGGCATGGTTTTCCAAAACTTTAACCTGTTTCCAAATATGAATGTCATTGAAAATGTTAAGTTGGCACCAATGAAGGTTAAAGGAATTAGCGAAGCGCAAGCCGAAAAAACTGGCCTAGCTCTTTTAGAAAAAGTAGGTTTGGCTGATCGAGCAAAGCAATTCCCAACTAGTCTTTCAGGTGGTCAACAGCAACGTGTGGCGATTGCTAGAGCTTTAGCAATGGACCCAGAAGTGATGCTGTTTGACGAACCAACTAGTGCACTTGACCCTGAAATGGTTGGCGAAGTTTTGAAGACCATGAAGGATCTGGCTAGCTCAGGGATGACGATGGTAATCGTAACCCACGAAATGGGCTTTGCACGTGAAGTGGCCGACGAAGTCTGGTTTATGGCTGACGGCTACTTGCAGGAAAAAGGTACGCCTAAAGAAGTATTTGAACATCCTACAAGTGAAAGAGCAAAAGACTTCTTATCCAAAGTTTTATAA
- a CDS encoding ABC transporter substrate-binding protein/permease translates to MKKAKIIHLFLAFITLISTLFLFNQPTFAATKKVESGTVMKKIKQSKELVVGTSADYPPLEFTTSVKGNTKYVGIDIELAKDIAKDLHAKLVIKNMSFDSLLVALETGKVDMVISAMTPNPERKKSVDFSKIYYKPSGEYFLINKRDQSRYRKIKDFAGQTVGAQTGSIQYQLIQSQMKKSKVKGLGKINNLVFALKSGKMSGVVMEELTAKAYAQNDNSLLAIRSDLREQQAGNAVAVAKGQGDLVKAVNKTINRVEKKILIDKQYLPEAAKYMKTAQKTNTMAKYAPYFVKGVGYTIVITVFSVLIGIVLGMLLALMRLSRNKLLHWIAVCYIEFIRGTPQMVQILFVYFGVGALISNLSAVVAGIIAIGLNSGAYVAEDIRSGIASVAKGQTEAARSLGLSQAKAYRYVIIPQALKNIWPALGNEFITLLKDSSLVSVIGVTELMYQTELIQTSTYRGVLPLFIAMIIYFIMTFTLTRLLNYFEKRMKHND, encoded by the coding sequence ATGAAAAAAGCAAAGATAATCCATTTGTTTCTTGCTTTCATTACACTAATTTCAACTCTTTTTTTGTTTAATCAACCAACTTTTGCGGCCACTAAAAAGGTCGAAAGCGGCACAGTCATGAAGAAGATTAAGCAATCAAAAGAGCTCGTCGTGGGTACCTCTGCTGACTATCCGCCACTTGAATTTACTACTAGTGTGAAGGGAAATACTAAATATGTTGGGATCGATATTGAATTAGCTAAAGATATCGCAAAGGACTTGCACGCCAAGTTGGTCATCAAGAACATGAGCTTTGACTCACTTCTTGTTGCCCTTGAAACTGGCAAGGTCGACATGGTTATTTCAGCCATGACGCCAAACCCTGAAAGAAAAAAGAGCGTCGATTTTTCTAAGATTTACTACAAGCCAAGCGGCGAATACTTTTTAATTAATAAACGTGATCAATCTAGATACAGAAAGATCAAGGACTTCGCTGGTCAAACCGTTGGTGCTCAAACAGGGAGTATCCAATACCAATTGATCCAATCACAAATGAAGAAGTCCAAGGTTAAAGGTTTAGGCAAGATCAACAATTTAGTTTTTGCCTTAAAGTCAGGCAAAATGTCTGGTGTAGTCATGGAAGAATTGACTGCTAAAGCTTATGCGCAAAACGACAATAGCTTGCTGGCCATAAGAAGCGACTTGCGTGAACAACAAGCTGGTAACGCAGTTGCTGTGGCAAAGGGTCAAGGCGACTTGGTTAAGGCAGTTAACAAGACGATTAACCGTGTAGAAAAGAAAATCTTGATCGACAAGCAATACTTGCCAGAAGCTGCCAAGTACATGAAGACGGCGCAAAAGACCAACACGATGGCTAAATATGCACCATACTTTGTTAAAGGTGTCGGCTACACGATCGTGATTACTGTTTTCTCAGTATTAATCGGTATTGTGCTGGGGATGTTACTTGCTCTTATGCGTTTGTCCAGAAACAAGTTGCTCCACTGGATTGCTGTTTGCTACATCGAATTCATTCGTGGTACACCGCAAATGGTTCAAATTCTTTTTGTTTACTTCGGTGTTGGTGCATTAATTTCTAATTTATCAGCCGTAGTTGCAGGTATTATTGCGATCGGGCTTAACTCAGGTGCCTATGTTGCCGAAGACATTAGATCGGGTATTGCTTCTGTTGCTAAGGGTCAAACTGAAGCCGCAAGATCACTTGGACTTAGTCAGGCCAAGGCATACCGCTACGTCATTATTCCTCAGGCCTTAAAGAATATTTGGCCAGCTTTGGGGAACGAATTTATTACCTTATTGAAGGACAGTTCATTAGTTTCAGTTATCGGGGTAACCGAATTGATGTACCAAACTGAACTTATTCAAACTTCAACTTACCGTGGCGTCTTGCCATTATTTATTGCGATGATCATCTACTTCATCATGACCTTTACTTTAACTAGATTACTTAACTACTTCGAAAAGAGGATGAAGCACAATGACTAA
- a CDS encoding TetR/AcrR family transcriptional regulator has translation MARRKNMKRRRIILGNTFHLIRENGMDNVSLQMIAEKSGISKSLLQSYYPHKAKLTNDIIRNLFNTLGQQVNNYDMANSSAPYARTKAFIYTIAILGMHDEGLDRIISEAFVSNATLDNWGVMLNNWIQSNHLFDDIDVDEKELETGIAFVTSGIGRLYHDRKKHHLTAEALADYATSALMFSFLHCSSDEIDHALKEGHEIIESADMEVVHRAIDTMFDEGKEIFS, from the coding sequence ATGGCACGACGGAAAAACATGAAGAGACGGAGAATTATTCTTGGCAATACTTTCCATCTGATCAGAGAAAATGGAATGGATAATGTTTCTTTGCAAATGATTGCAGAAAAATCAGGCATTTCCAAATCCCTGTTGCAATCATATTATCCGCATAAAGCCAAGTTGACTAATGATATCATCCGCAATCTTTTTAATACGTTAGGTCAACAAGTAAATAATTACGACATGGCAAACAGTAGCGCTCCATACGCTAGAACCAAGGCCTTTATTTACACAATTGCTATTTTGGGGATGCACGATGAAGGGTTAGACAGAATCATCTCAGAAGCTTTCGTAAGCAATGCTACCTTGGATAACTGGGGCGTAATGCTCAACAACTGGATTCAATCTAATCATTTGTTTGATGACATCGATGTTGATGAAAAAGAGCTTGAAACTGGGATTGCTTTTGTTACCAGCGGTATTGGTCGCTTGTACCATGACCGTAAGAAGCATCACTTAACAGCTGAAGCATTGGCTGACTACGCAACTAGTGCATTGATGTTCAGTTTCTTGCATTGTTCTTCTGATGAAATCGATCATGCCTTAAAAGAAGGACACGAAATTATTGAATCAGCTGATATGGAAGTCGTTCACCGTGCGATTGATACGATGTTTGACGAAGGTAAAGAAATTTTCAGCTAA
- a CDS encoding ribose-phosphate diphosphokinase, producing MNKEELHQLLHPMKVIGLGGNPALNEKIASILHQPLIETAVHHFSDGEIQVNIGESVRGCDVFVIQSVQDPVNENFMELEIVLDALHRASAHTINVVVPYLAYSRSDTKTRSREPITAKLVANLLQLTGMDRLITVDLHASQIQGFYNIPVDHLHAIPLLGQYFLDNGIATKEDDDIVVVSPDHSGAKLARNFGQYFNAPIAIVDQRGARYDTKVHDIIGDVKDKKCIIVDDLIDTGSRISSSTKSVLAAGAKKVYVAATHALLSKNATEVLNELPIEQIVVTDTIKHTRYPDRMVRISVDQLLARGIDYVYNDRSIHQIFDEQNRLK from the coding sequence ATGAACAAGGAAGAACTCCATCAATTATTACACCCAATGAAGGTGATCGGGTTAGGTGGTAATCCCGCATTAAATGAAAAGATTGCTTCAATTTTGCATCAACCACTAATCGAAACTGCAGTTCATCACTTTAGCGATGGTGAAATCCAAGTTAACATCGGTGAATCTGTCAGAGGTTGTGACGTTTTCGTTATTCAATCTGTTCAAGATCCAGTTAACGAAAACTTCATGGAACTTGAAATTGTGTTGGATGCACTTCACCGTGCTTCAGCTCATACCATTAACGTAGTAGTTCCATACTTGGCATACTCACGTTCAGACACCAAGACTCGTTCACGTGAACCTATTACTGCTAAGCTTGTTGCTAACTTGCTTCAATTAACTGGTATGGATCGTTTGATCACCGTTGATTTGCATGCTTCACAAATTCAAGGTTTCTACAACATTCCTGTAGATCACTTACACGCTATTCCACTTCTTGGTCAATACTTCTTAGACAACGGTATTGCTACCAAGGAAGACGATGATATCGTAGTTGTTTCACCAGACCACTCAGGTGCTAAGCTTGCTCGTAACTTTGGTCAATACTTCAATGCTCCAATTGCTATTGTTGACCAACGTGGTGCACGCTACGACACCAAAGTTCACGATATTATTGGGGATGTAAAGGACAAGAAGTGTATCATTGTTGATGATTTGATCGATACTGGTTCACGCATTTCATCTTCAACCAAGTCAGTTTTAGCTGCAGGTGCTAAGAAGGTTTACGTTGCAGCAACTCACGCACTTCTTTCAAAGAATGCAACCGAAGTACTTAACGAATTGCCAATTGAACAAATCGTTGTAACTGATACTATCAAGCACACTCGTTACCCAGACAGAATGGTTCGTATCTCTGTTGATCAACTTTTGGCTCGTGGTATTGATTATGTTTACAATGACCGTTCAATTCACCAAATTTTTGATGAACAAAATCGCTTAAAGTAA
- a CDS encoding ATP-binding protein — translation MNIENKINDSIRPQVDYRLHIDEQTNVITLKIFQGLYPPYFYKEKAYKRNDSASVPVDSLELSRLILEGQNCSYDSLPSHASNLHFSILEKALQKKIGIEKLTPDLLITLGLREKNGKYTNAGALFADENDYRGIDLVKFGDNINVMLDRAQIEKVSVLKLYQDALQKYRQYYQNEVIDGAYRRKNEQIPEDAFREAIANAIVHRTWDVNAQIKVAMFDDRIEVTSPGGLPKGLSKEEYLAGQLSILRNPIIANIFFRLGLIERFSTGIQRILAAYADSKTQPQFSIFENSIKIVWPVVKMELQGVSEDANEVYSILQSAPLSSSRISQETSFSKNKVLNLLEELIQKGYVVKIGNGRGTKYRRSK, via the coding sequence TTGAATATTGAGAATAAAATCAATGATTCAATTAGACCACAAGTTGATTATCGTTTACATATTGATGAACAAACTAATGTAATTACATTGAAAATTTTTCAAGGATTATATCCTCCATATTTCTATAAAGAAAAAGCCTACAAAAGAAATGATAGTGCATCTGTACCAGTAGATTCTTTAGAATTATCACGTCTTATTCTAGAAGGACAAAATTGTTCATACGATAGTTTGCCATCTCATGCATCAAATCTACACTTTTCTATTTTGGAAAAAGCTTTACAAAAAAAGATTGGTATTGAAAAACTTACGCCAGATTTATTGATTACGCTTGGCTTGAGAGAGAAAAATGGAAAATATACTAACGCTGGTGCATTATTTGCAGATGAAAATGATTATCGAGGCATTGACTTAGTTAAATTCGGTGACAACATTAATGTAATGCTTGATCGCGCTCAGATAGAAAAGGTGTCAGTATTGAAACTTTATCAAGATGCATTGCAAAAGTATCGACAATATTATCAAAATGAGGTAATCGATGGGGCATACCGCAGAAAAAATGAGCAAATTCCTGAAGATGCCTTTAGAGAAGCGATTGCTAATGCGATTGTTCATCGAACTTGGGATGTTAATGCTCAAATCAAGGTCGCAATGTTTGATGATCGAATTGAAGTAACATCTCCTGGTGGTTTGCCCAAGGGCCTAAGTAAAGAAGAATATTTAGCTGGTCAATTATCTATTTTACGTAATCCAATTATTGCGAATATTTTCTTTAGACTAGGTTTAATTGAACGATTTAGTACAGGAATTCAGAGAATTCTTGCTGCTTATGCTGATAGCAAGACTCAACCACAATTTTCGATTTTCGAAAACTCAATTAAGATTGTTTGGCCAGTGGTTAAAATGGAACTTCAGGGTGTTTCAGAAGATGCCAATGAAGTATACTCAATTTTACAAAGTGCACCGTTATCAAGTTCTCGCATTAGTCAAGAGACTTCTTTTAGTAAAAATAAGGTTCTGAATCTCTTAGAAGAATTAATCCAAAAGGGCTATGTAGTAAAGATTGGCAATGGTCGTGGCACTAAGTATCGTAGATCAAAGTAG
- a CDS encoding NAD(P)H-binding protein, with protein sequence MVKVVVLGAHGRVAQIVEKFLFADKDVQTSLFLRNASRMADKKNQATIFEGSATDAAQLEKAMKGQDIVYANLGGKDDIDLEAEATVEAMQNAHVKRLIWISTLGIYDEVPGKFGEWNKETLGDYITEYAKAAKRIEESGLDYTIIRPTWMTDKNEVDYEKSEKGEPIKDTEVSRKSVAAYVYHLIKYPKEDIGKSIGLGKPGTEGDKPSWY encoded by the coding sequence ATGGTTAAAGTTGTAGTACTTGGTGCTCACGGACGAGTAGCCCAAATTGTAGAAAAGTTTTTATTTGCGGATAAAGACGTTCAAACATCATTGTTTTTACGTAACGCTTCTCGTATGGCAGACAAGAAGAATCAAGCTACGATTTTTGAAGGTAGTGCAACAGATGCTGCTCAACTTGAAAAGGCAATGAAGGGTCAAGATATTGTTTATGCTAACTTAGGCGGCAAGGATGATATTGATCTTGAAGCTGAAGCTACGGTTGAAGCAATGCAGAATGCCCACGTAAAGAGACTGATCTGGATTTCAACTTTAGGCATTTATGACGAAGTTCCTGGCAAGTTCGGTGAATGGAATAAGGAAACTTTAGGCGATTACATTACTGAATATGCTAAGGCTGCTAAGAGAATTGAAGAATCGGGTTTGGATTACACGATTATTCGTCCAACTTGGATGACCGATAAAAACGAAGTTGACTACGAAAAGAGTGAAAAAGGCGAGCCAATCAAGGACACCGAAGTTTCACGTAAATCTGTCGCAGCTTACGTTTACCATTTGATCAAGTATCCTAAGGAAGATATTGGTAAGTCAATCGGTTTAGGTAAACCAGGTACTGAAGGCGACAAACCAAGCTGGTATTAA
- a CDS encoding alpha/beta fold hydrolase, whose amino-acid sequence MKEKVNGVEFYYHKLGKGAPLLLLHGHHLDGGMFDKIVAPLSLYYSVYVLDMRGHGLSEGDIAEHYQTEVEDVYAFIKQVGIEGCYCFGFDAGGLVAMMLAKQHPNIFKKMIVAGVFVNGAGIRPYHYLTEGFHRFLKLDRDSRVELTESFISEDDLKKIKTPTLCVVGEKDWIKVEHVRWYSQLMPNARLVIMPRQTHNSYAVRSLKMLDLIKDFCK is encoded by the coding sequence ATGAAAGAAAAAGTCAACGGTGTTGAATTTTATTACCATAAATTAGGCAAAGGTGCACCTTTGCTTCTTCTTCATGGACATCATTTAGATGGCGGCATGTTCGATAAGATCGTGGCTCCATTATCGCTATACTACTCAGTTTATGTTTTGGATATGCGTGGTCATGGACTGAGTGAAGGTGATATTGCGGAACACTATCAGACCGAAGTCGAAGACGTTTATGCTTTTATTAAGCAAGTCGGCATTGAGGGATGTTACTGCTTTGGCTTTGATGCAGGCGGCTTAGTAGCCATGATGCTTGCCAAGCAGCATCCTAATATCTTTAAGAAAATGATTGTGGCCGGCGTTTTTGTAAATGGTGCAGGAATTCGCCCATATCACTACCTCACTGAAGGATTTCATCGTTTCTTGAAGCTAGATCGTGATAGCCGCGTTGAATTGACTGAATCATTTATTTCAGAAGACGATTTGAAGAAAATCAAGACACCAACTTTGTGCGTGGTCGGTGAAAAAGACTGGATAAAAGTTGAACACGTTCGTTGGTATAGTCAATTAATGCCAAATGCGCGCTTAGTAATTATGCCCCGCCAAACACATAATAGTTATGCGGTTAGAAGCCTAAAAATGCTTGATTTAATTAAGGATTTTTGTAAGTAA
- a CDS encoding glycosyltransferase family 2 protein: MLQVPKLTIIMPVYNTAQYLPRAFEALLKQVDKSFKLIVVDDGSTDNSAEVAQSYAKRFPYFKLIKKKNGGPSDARNVGMKYIDTPYVTFHDGDDWVDPGYTAFFIRAFEEHPDVSLVSCGYWMDYPDKKSHVVGHPEGGLLTRGETYLKLTNVFGSPMKGYSWNKAYKMAIIKKYHLRFDCDISLLEDQIFNVKYISVCKGVYYTQKPYYHYWQRKGSIIHQPNIKKVADNFRGNYRVWHKIIKTMLKDREDEKLRKKMDDNPALRDSDAQ; the protein is encoded by the coding sequence ATGTTACAAGTGCCTAAGTTAACTATCATTATGCCGGTCTATAATACGGCACAATACCTGCCACGTGCTTTTGAAGCTCTGCTCAAGCAAGTCGACAAGAGTTTTAAGTTAATCGTGGTAGATGATGGCTCAACAGATAATTCGGCTGAGGTAGCACAGAGCTACGCCAAACGTTTTCCATACTTCAAATTAATCAAAAAGAAAAATGGTGGCCCATCCGACGCACGTAATGTCGGTATGAAATATATCGATACGCCATATGTCACCTTTCATGATGGTGATGATTGGGTAGATCCAGGTTACACAGCATTCTTTATCAGAGCTTTTGAAGAACATCCAGATGTCAGTCTGGTATCTTGTGGCTACTGGATGGATTATCCTGACAAAAAATCTCATGTTGTTGGTCATCCTGAAGGTGGTCTTTTAACACGCGGTGAAACTTACCTTAAATTGACCAATGTTTTCGGCTCGCCAATGAAGGGCTACAGCTGGAACAAAGCTTATAAGATGGCAATTATTAAGAAGTACCACTTAAGATTTGATTGTGATATTTCACTGCTTGAAGATCAAATTTTTAACGTAAAGTACATCTCAGTCTGCAAGGGTGTATATTACACGCAAAAGCCTTACTACCACTACTGGCAAAGAAAAGGCAGTATTATTCACCAACCTAACATCAAGAAGGTAGCAGATAATTTCCGTGGCAATTATCGAGTATGGCATAAGATTATCAAGACCATGCTTAAAGATCGTGAAGATGAGAAGCTGCGTAAGAAGATGGATGATAATCCGGCTTTGCGCGACAGCGACGCTCAATAA